The following DNA comes from Cucumis sativus cultivar 9930 chromosome 7, Cucumber_9930_V3, whole genome shotgun sequence.
AGGCCAGAATTGCGTCTGAGTTCCTTCGATATCAAAAAATTGCGTGCGGTAACTCATCGACTGTATTGGCCGGAGCCATGTTTACGAATCGCATGATAGATTAAGTTTAGGAGAGCCTATAAGTCATTTGGGCCAGAATAGACGTTCAAGTTCATTTAGTATCAGTAAATGCATGCTCACTTGGGTTAAACATATCTTCGACTTCTCATATTAATAGGCCACTATCTACAATCACTCGTTAGAAAGCTAAGAGAGCTCAAGCTCGTCTGCAAGACCgataagatgactaaggtTCGAGGTTCTTACTTCAAGGTATACGAACACCTACTATATGGAAATCTCTCGCACTTCTCGAGCCTAGATAGCCTAGTTTTATGATCATTCGTGAGAAATGTGAGGTAATAAAGATGGCCTATGACCTAGTTATCGTAGGCCAGAATGCGATCTAATGGTTATCCTTCGATGTTTTATCTAGACTAAAGATTTGTGTGCGGAAGCCTCAATATGGCTCTTGAAGCTCAGAGTACTATATTATAATCGCACGTAGAACAGTAGAAGAGCCAAGCATGCATTCGAGCTAGAATGCGTCAAGTTTACTTTAGGTCCATCAGAATCTGCTTTGCGAACTCTCGACTCTCGAACTGAATCCAGAATACAATCAGTCGTAGAAAGGAGAGCCATGCCATTTCGTGGTAGAATGCGTCaggttccttcggtatcaaaacttttgtggggaactctcgactttCGATAGAAGCCCCAATACAATCCCCCGTAGAAAATAGtggagccaagccgctttggGCCAAAATTCATTAAGTTCCTTCGGTACAAAAACtgcatggggaactctcgactcttggtcgaagccacattacaatcgcccgtagaaagtaggagagccaagccgctttagGCCataatgcgtcgggttccttcggtatcaaaaCCTATATAGGAAACTCTCGACTCGCAATCGAAGCCATAATCGTCCGTAGAAAGGAGAGACATGTTGCTTCGGgcaagaatgcatcgggttcttTCGGTATAAGAAAATGCGTGTGGAGCTCTGGgctcttggccgaagccacaTTACAATCGCTCGTAGAAAGAAGTAGAGCAAAGCCGATCCAGGCTAGAATATGTCGGGTTCCTTCTATATTAAAACTTGTGTGGAGAACTCTAGACTCTCGTCTGAAGCTACAATACAACTGCCCAAAGAAAAGAGGAGAGTGAAGCCGCTGTGGGCTAGAATGCATCGAGTTGCATCGATACTAGAACCTGCGTCGGGAACTTCTGACTCTCGCCTGAAGCCATAATCGCCCTTAGAAAGTAGGAGATCCAAGCCGCTACGGGCTTGAATTTCTTTGGTATTAGAAATtgcatggggaactctcgactcttggccgaagccacaTAAAAATcgctcgtagaaagtaggagtgCCAAGCCGCTTTGGGCTAGAATGGAttgggttccttcgatattaTAAATTgcgtggggaactctcgatATTATAAATGCGTTTGAACCTACTATGTTCTTTCAAAACATAAGTTATGTTGGATCAATTACAATCACATAGAAACTGAGTACAAGAATGCAACAATAACAGAAGAACCAAAATTCCAAATTAGCTCCATGATAATGGGAATGAAAATCAGAAAACAGAAGCTACGAacaaaacttagaaaataGAAGCTCGTAAAAGATTTAGTTGTGGATCACACTCTTTTTAAGACATTTCACGGCTATGCCTGGTGTGCAagtagtttgaaaaaatttccACAGTGCCTTAGAATAAAACAATCCAAACTCGTTTATCTTGATGAGATATGCACTAGAAGCcgatcaaaattttcacacCCTTTTGATTATGTTCAAAATATGGAACAAAAACATGCtcgaaaaaacaaaatgagaatACTTGAAAAAACcgaaaatctcaaaaaaaaaaaaaaaaaaaaacaaagaagtatattttttgtatctcCCATATGAACCATGAGGGATATCTTTCCTATAGGAGTTTGGTTCACAAAATAGTTCACAAAGaaccaaaatcattttttaaaaaaaaatattattttcttatttaattaataaatcaactaaaattttatgtttgatgcgcatatttattcaaaaaataaacttagaaacatttctaaatataaccaaatgaataaaaatatttataaaataagtaaaattttaaatttgatagtaaaCACGAGTAACAATCTATCGATATCAGTAATAAGAGTTTAATAGACAATACAATTtactataatttgtaaatatttttttttgtaaaaaatatagtttttaattaagggtttaaaaaaaagaaataaatagtgAGTGTAAAGAAAGTTTTGAGTGTTTGTAAAaggcaaaatttgaatatattgttAGGTAAGAGATGTGGGAAAGTTGTGGAAGAAAGTAGAATGTTATATGTAAGTTATAGATCATGGAATTAGACTGCAATTATTGAAAGACAATTCCCTCCTCCATATTGCTTTTCATTCTTCCAAATGGGTGTTACGTTGttgtatttacaaattataatattaattggatgaaagagagaagagaagacTCACTTTTGGAATagaatttacttttttatatatatatattggttttgaaaatgacgtccatttattcatttacCACACGAGAGAGTTGCAAGAATccattttattcatttaccCCAACGTTGACATGTACGTTAGGGATACTTTCCCTGACGAAGATCATGTTGATGATGGGGAAACGCTCACCGACGCACATTGTCAGCACGTCGGGAAAGGGTTTTCGCGACATCACAACGTGGAACCCTTCCCCGACGTGACATTGTGAAAAGCctaaactttgttttcttttctttgtttttcatcatcatcatctacTTCTTCTAGCTTGTTACGTTCTGTTTCAATTGCATACTTCTATTATTCTTGTAGTTtctttgtgggttttttttttttttttttttaactttgtgtTTCAATGCGGATTCATAAACACATTTTGCGGTGCTCTGGATTCTAGCTATGCTATGATTTGAAAGGGTAAAGTGAAGcgaaaaatttgaaatgaaaaaggaaaagagaagaaaagaggacGCTTCCAACAGTGGTGGCGGCAAAGACGAACGATGACGGCAGCACAACTCTCCtactctccctctctcttgGTCGGTTTTgggttcattttctttttgcattcTATTCTGTGTTGAAGGTAGAATAAATAGTGTGGACTTTCTCCGACGTCTTCGAAAATATCTAGAAATGTACCTTTTGCCGGCGTATGTAGTACACACGTCGtacaaagtttaaataataaattcattatttattatttaaataaataaagtgtcCGTATCATTTAAACTTTCCTCGACGTGTCCCCTGCCACACGTTAGGGAAAGGTGACCATTGTCACTTCAATATGTACACTTTCCGCGATGTGTGGCAGGTTTCACGATGGAGAAagtttaaacaataattattattaaactttttgcAACGACACTCCACCCGACGTCAGggaaagtttaaatatttcatttacacTTTCCTCGATGTGCCTCTACCATACGTTGAGAAaagtctaaaattaaatttaatgcaTTCACTTTCCGCGACGTGTGGCAGGATAATGTCagaaaaagtttaaacaataattattacttAACCTTTCGTGATGTGCACCCTACCACACGTCGGGAAAAATGAAcacattaaatataaatttagacTTTTCGCGACGTAACATTGCGTGCGTCGACGAAAGGTGATCAACAGTGATAAACTTTTCGTCGATGTTGTTTCTGGTGTCGCaattgtttcaatttcttgtagtgtataagatgactatttttaaaaaatagatttcatACAGAGGCAGAAGAAGATGAACCCGAGACCACTTGTTCTCAATTACTCATAGGTGTCAGTTGAGTTGAGCTCATATTCGCTATTAGGTGATTATTGACTTCCTCAATCAAAACTCTCATAGACCTCACCTAAATTCCTCTAAAAGACTGATGATAACTATAAAATGTCACACACATATTGTTTAATATACGGAGCAATATAACTCTAAAGTATCTCTATATACTAGTTTAATTAGGTTAAACCTTAACCAATCTAGTAATGAACTTCTACCCGCTTATTctatactcaaattaaaaacgTAGAGCGATCACATTTTAATATAGCTCAATCTAAGAAAATAACTTAatgtgaaaaaatattaatcaaacCTATATCTCCatacttttaattatacatattattatataaaagaataggAGTAAGAGTATAGAGATTTAAATGTTTAGAGTAAATATTAGGTTAGCTTTCaagtaaattttaataattaaatgaaatttgaagttggATTAAAGGTGGAGAAAGTAGAAAGAGCATTTGGGATCCTCttgttctaattttgttttgtaatgtaaagaaaatagatgcaaatttgagtttgaactatttgatcatttattttatccatcaaaaaggagagaaagagCATATTGTAGATGTTGACTTTTTTCACTCCATTTGCTTTTAGTTAGAATCCGAATCTTCTCTAAGTTTCACATCAAATATAATTCTctctattcttctttttttcatttctttcacaCGAAGGAAAAGTTTATATATGGAGATCACATTTATGGGTTTTTTTAGAAGTTATTAAGTTGGGGTTTACTTAACTTTAGTCAATCAACTTTTCATCCATCTAACAACTTTTACGTTTCTCTCTAAATAAATGATGTTAGGAATTAggattttcaaaatgttaagtaggtttctaaattaattctttcaattttatatgtttatatagaaataaaagtaaattattaaataaaaaattgaaagtttagatactcatataatacatattttcacAAACTTTAAGGATCTAATAGATCGAAAGTTCAAAAACGTGTCtaacacaaatatattattcgTTCAATGATTAACTTTATAATACGTAATTAGATTTTACCTATACACAAATCGTATAAAATCTTGATCAGTTCATATAAAAGTACGTATATTGTGGAAAGTTGGGTTTGTTATGGTTTGTATTATTGAGATGAACagataaattagaaatatgCATGCATGGgctatattatattattacatCTAAAAATTTAGGTTAAAGAAAAGTGTTTAAGTAGTTGTGAGTCAAAAATACTTTATCTCTATGGAACTAATAGTTctataataatagaaaaagagtaaagtttttcaaaaaagaatatttgtttCTTGTCACAAAGCAATCAACAAAGCATAAGAATCAAAGTGTTGACATTGATTGATGGGTAGAATATAGTTTGTTGTGTTCTTCTTTCATTGAGGCTTCACAAGtttgtttgtaatttgatttcacagcttcttcttctgctttttttttttttaatctttttattatagttttttaaaaatacatcaaTGGTTTATATGTATTATTCTCTAAAGTAGTATATTATAGGACTTATAGCAATAGttttcataatgtttttaGAGGgtaataatattcttttattttttatttccttaaaGAAGGAATGAGATTCTTTTCAAGGGAAAGGCTTTGAAAGCTCATCTATTTTAAAGGGaattaaagagaaataacatcattttatctaattaatatttatataattaaattttgtctattttattaatcaaactttaggttaattgagtttatttttatttttatttttattttttgtagaGTTAAATAAGTTTAGGTTTATACCTTtgatgaagttgaaaattcaattttggaCCATTACACTTTGGCTGTCCTCATGGAGCTGTTAATTTccttaataaaattgaacattcctaaaatagaaaaataattgatgaaTTGTGATTTTAAACGTAAATTAAcctaatgttttcaaaataaataatatttctctTTAAATGGCCATTCttcaaacaaacttttttttttctttctagtttTATAGTTTTCTCAATTTTGCTTATTTATTACATCTCGGTTTCTGGATCAGTTTACACGTACTTTCATTAATCTCACGAGATAACATATCCAATCTTACAACATTAACTAGATGTTACATAAAttcatatgaaattaatttctaaatatatatgacTATCATAAATTGAACCACGACTTTTTAGTCATATTTTGAGACCATGCCTTCTTTTGAGgccaacccaacccaacccacgCAGGTTTATTCATAATATAgttttcattctttattttagcagaaacatttttttttgtttgtgtgttgttttcaaaaattttgtttagttctTAAAAGTATCGATAGAAAATAGACAAAgaacaaaagtaaattaaaagtagGATACATaagtttagttttcaaaacccAAAGCGAAAAGGCTATCAACTTCGACACGTATTATCTCACACTTTGTAATTGTTGGTGGatatataacatatcaattaGCATCGTTAAAAttcaattagtttaattttttattttgcatttaatttatgttaaccaaaattagaagagaaaatttgaaaatcagtGAGAACTTAAGGTATTGGAGAAAATCTTTACTTTCAGAACCCAAAATCCAAAACCAATTTAATTGACCATTGTGATGTTTGATTAAGCTATGAgtaatttctctctctctctctctctctctctcttttgtttgtttttaaaaatgaaccAATTGCAGACATAATATATGAAAGTccaattttgttattcatagagaaagagataaaaatagaaaagggtACTGTACCTTTTAAGTTTGTATAAGAAGATAATTTGCCCAACAACCAATGAAGAAACGAAAGTTGACCCAAATGAATGATCAAAGAGAGAACTTTTGAAGAGATCtaccaaattccaaattattttgcatatccAACAATACAACCAAAGTGCCCTTTCTTTGTAACACAattctctttttaatattaaataatatattaattttatctaGGTAAATATCTTCAAACATAACAATTTATACTAACGTTATCGGATAATgtaaatcaattataaatattttgatacagattacaaattcaattggttcatctttctttttacatttttttgtatgtttatgtatgaagttgtaaataataacaattgtATTTACAAAATCTTGAACACGAAATGCGCTACACCATgaataagaagataaaacatatatttcatatatcattattttgttttctcttttaacattgtaattttaataaaatcaaggctaaattacaaataaaataattcttttaaactttatcgtttgttaaaaatatatctttattttttcaaaagttgtaatTACCTTGACCTTtctgaaatatttcaaatccaTCATTAGAATAAAAACTCATCAAAATATTAGACGAAGATGGGTACTTGAAACAATGTAGCAATGACTTGGAACTTCAACGTCACAGTCTAAGATCAAAAGTAAATGAGcagaactttttaaaaaataaaaatattttaaaaacaaataagaaagtttatttaaaatattttaattttgtttttgtttttgtaatttagccTAAGACTAAGTagtgacaataataataataaataatcaaacaacGACTAGAGTTCTTGGAGCATCATCTAGGATGATTTCTTCCTTCATTCTTTTGATGAATTCATCAAACTTTCTATTCAGTTCTTCATCACTCATCACTCCACaattctcttcatcttcttcttcttcttcttgaatCATCTCTACAAGTTCCCCCGTTTCACTTCCAAAAAGAGTCTCCCCTAACACTTCAgcttgttgttgttgttgttcaaGATTTGGTGGGTTTTGTAGTGCgtcatccttcttttcttctggAGTTTCAGAGTGAATGGATGAGGGTTTCTGAAGAAGGTCGAGGCCGAAGTCGAAGAATCGGAAATTGGTGTCGAGATGTTtgggggaagaagaagaagaagaagagagggaTTTGAAGAGACCGGAGTAATTTGCAAGGAAAACGAGGAGAGCGTTACAAAGGAGGAACATGGAGTTTTTGTCAATTGGTTGGTTGAAGAAATGGGAAGAGATGACATGGAAGTGAAATGGAAGGTTTGTgatgaagaaggagaagagagagattgaaaaaagtaattttgttaCCTTCTTTAGTGTTTGATGAGAGGTGGGTTTCGTCTTCTTTTGATCGCCTATGCTTGTCTTTTGGTACTGTTGGAATTGAACTACTCCATTTTGATCcatggttttggttttttctttttctttttgttcaatCAATTTGGAGGAGGAGGATgaagtgtgtgtgtgttttgttGGTGAGAAAAAGTGGAGATATTATTATGGGAGATGGGCAACATGGTTGCTTGGTTTATATAGAGAGAaccttcaacttctttttgGTGGGTTTTACTGAATTTACTTTAATACCCTCTTTGCTCCTTCTTTAAAACCATCTCCACTTTAGTTTTCTCTTATTcaaatctctctttcttctttcattttcataaccatcttcgtttttttcttctaggtaatatgaaattattggtTCTACCTGTGTGCATATATAATAAGttcttaaaatcttttattttttaaaactattattacttttgaaattttcaaatgttagacaatttttttttgataacTTTACATATTGAAGTAGTGTCTATCAAAAATCCATCTAATGGCTATCGTAAAATGGAACATTATTTTGTGAGATAAATCCTTAATTACTTTCAAACCACCAACGTTAGGATTCTGTGATGATTAATGATTGCCTTTAGGAGGGGCAATTCAAATGTTTGGAGATTTCTCTCCAACCCCGTAaacccatttttaattaaataataataataataataataataaaggagGACCCAAAATCAAACGACAACCACTTAGATtgtacataaatattttgtaaactaaattgGATTAATTAGGACCAGAAATCAAGATCTTGTAAGGTGGAAGGTTGAGAGATGCATGATAGCTTATTAAGAATCTTTCGACTCTCAATACGAAACTACTTGTTTGTTTGATGCTAAGTAATGCTAACGAACTTAAATGACGAAGAGTCATAGTTAgtataattcattttcatttgcagatattttatttaataggtcaccttcaaattaattaaatgaaagggttctgagaagagagagagaggtgtgtgtgtgtggctaaagagaaagaaagaaaagatatgtGGGTTATTGGTTATAGTTGGTTGGAAATTAACTAATGGATTAGTGTGATATATATGAAGAATAGTGGTTGTCTTTTGTAGCAAAAAGACTTTATGTCTAAGCATTTTCCTATGATGATCAAGTAGTTGATCATGATGATCTCCCCAAAATGCCCAAACTAATTCTCATGATATTAACTTTGAAAGCTTATTTTAGTAACAACTACCACTTCtcctaaataaaaattaaatcttcttttattatttattggtcccaattgttattaaataatgcataaaactaaaagtaaaaaaaaaaaaaggagaattgACTTAATCTTtatcttcatattttattattatttgttagtaTTATTGAAGTgattttgataatatatatatatatatatataaaatgtggTGTGCCAAAGTCCTCTTTAGCCTTTAGTGGGAATAATCTAT
Coding sequences within:
- the LOC105436244 gene encoding uncharacterized protein LOC105436244, whose translation is MFLLCNALLVFLANYSGLFKSLSSSSSSSPKHLDTNFRFFDFGLDLLQKPSSIHSETPEEKKDDALQNPPNLEQQQQQAEVLGETLFGSETGELVEMIQEEEEEDEENCGVMSDEELNRKFDEFIKRMKEEIILDDAPRTLVVV